Proteins encoded by one window of Papio anubis isolate 15944 chromosome 7, Panubis1.0, whole genome shotgun sequence:
- the TEDC1 gene encoding tubulin epsilon and delta complex protein 1 isoform X1 yields MRRRRVDPAAGARAGALPEAIAALSRSLPSGPRPEIFRRAKFDRPEATSALWQLLFRVLSPLPAGNALASIALEVQARLVKSALCSQGYPRLALAQLPEDGSQGSRELLLALSWLLARGPVPEQMLAQTRVPLGDEMTVCQCEALASLVPPAPHMEAEGPVDVRHVQWLMGKLRFRWRQLVSSQQEQCALLSKIHLYTRGCHSDQNLGHLSVTEAEMLRDPEGGQKVSGAGAAQNLDLAYPKGLHFCTPGMGPRTFWNDLWLVPRLLPGDWAAPLDPGGASACSLLSPLRVLLRTLERESRRLEAVLAWRRAEPVFWQWMDTVLGTCAPEAPAAASQPTFLPWVPECGDGELELVVRELQTLEEELREAVERRRVAWEAKARGCGRGPEWSAARRASRETVEKELGALQRCWEQESGPAPAHGPHRLVRREDGAAGDRDLRAAELIRTLRSQEACLEAVLRQLQGQCRQELARLAGALPGLIWILPPGR; encoded by the exons ATGCGGAGGCGGCGGGTGGACCCTGCGGCTGGGGCCCGGGCCGGGGCCCTCCCTGAGGCCATCGCCGCTTTGAGTCGGTCGCTGCCCTCGGGACCCAGACCCGAGATCTTCCGCCGCGCCAAGTTCGACCGTCCGGAAGCG ACCTCCGCGCTCTGGCAGCTCCTCTTCCGCGtgctctccccactccctgcGGGCAACGCCTTGGCCTCGATCGCCCTGG AGGTCCAAGCCCGCTTGGTGAAGTCAGCACTGTGCTCCCAGGGCTACCCGAGGCTGGCACTGGCACAACTACCTGAGGATGGCTCGCAGGGCAGCCGGGAGCTGCTACTGGCTCTGTCCTGGCTCTTGGCCCGAGGACCTGTGCCTGAGCAGATGCTGGCCCAGACCCGAGTGCCTCTGGGTGACGAGATGACTGTGTGCCAG TGTGAGGCCCTGGCCAGCCTTGTCCCACCTGCACCCCACATGGAAGCAGAGGGTCCTGTGGATGTCCGCCATGTGCAGTGGTTGATGGGAAAGCTGCGGTTCCGGTGGCGCCAGCTGGTGTCCAGTCAGCAGGAGCAGTGCGCCCTCCTGAGCAAG ATTCACCTGTACACACGCGGCTGCCACAGCGACCAGAACCTTGGCCATCTGTCTGTCACTGAAGCGGAGATGCTCAGGGACCCAGAGGGAGGCCAGAAG GTTTCTGGAGCGGGAGCCGCCCAAAACCTGGACCTGGCCTACCCAAAGGGCCTGCACTTCTGCACTCCTGGGATGGGTCCCAGAACCTTCTGGAATGATCTGTGGCTGGTACCACGCCTGTTGCCGGGTGACTGGGCAGCTCCCTTGGATCCTGGTGGGGCCTCAGCCTGcagcctcctctcccctcttAGGGTG CTGCTGCGGACTCTGGAGCGTGAGAGCCGGCGCCTGGAGGCTGTCCTGGCGTGGCGGCGCGCAGAGCCGGTCTTCTGGCAGTGGATG GACACAGTCCTGGGCACCTGTGCCCCGGAGGCACCTGCTGCAGCTTCACAGCCCACCTTCCTGCCCTGGGTCCCTGAGTGCGGGGATGGCGAGTTGGAGCTGGTAGTGCGGGAGCTGCAGACCCTGGAGGAGGAGCTGCGGGAGGCTGTGGAGCGCAGGCGGGtggcctgggaggccaag GCTCGAGGCTGTGGACGGGGGCCAGAGTGGAGTGCCGCGCGGCGGGCCTCTCGGGAGACTGTGGAAAAGGAGCTGGGAGCTCTGCAGCGGTGCTGGGAGCAAGAGAGTGGCCCAGCCCCGGCCCATGGGCCACACCGACTGGTGAGACGAGAGGATGGGGCAGCAGGCGACCGGGACCTGCGGGCAGCTGAGCTGATCAGGACACTGAGGAGCCAGGAGGCCTGCCTGGAGGCGGTGCTACGTCAACTACAGGGACAGTGTCGGCAGGAACTGGCCAGGCTAGCGGGAGCCCTGCCTGGCCTCATCTGGATCCTGCCACCTGGACGCTGA
- the TEDC1 gene encoding tubulin epsilon and delta complex protein 1 isoform X3 encodes MRRRRVDPAAGARAGALPEAIAALSRSLPSGPRPEIFRRAKFDRPEATSALWQLLFRVLSPLPAGNALASIALEVQARLVKSALCSQGYPRLALAQLPEDGSQGSRELLLALSWLLARGPVPEQMLAQTRVPLGDEMTVCQCEALASLVPPAPHMEAEGPVDVRHVQWLMGKLRFRWRQLVSSQQEQCALLSKIHLYTRGCHSDQNLGHLSVTEAEMLRDPEGGQKLLRTLERESRRLEAVLAWRRAEPVFWQWMDTVLGTCAPEAPAAASQPTFLPWVPECGDGELELVVRELQTLEEELREAVERRRVAWEAKARGCGRGPEWSAARRASRETVEKELGALQRCWEQESGPAPAHGPHRLVRREDGAAGDRDLRAAELIRTLRSQEACLEAVLRQLQGQCRQELARLAGALPGLIWILPPGR; translated from the exons ATGCGGAGGCGGCGGGTGGACCCTGCGGCTGGGGCCCGGGCCGGGGCCCTCCCTGAGGCCATCGCCGCTTTGAGTCGGTCGCTGCCCTCGGGACCCAGACCCGAGATCTTCCGCCGCGCCAAGTTCGACCGTCCGGAAGCG ACCTCCGCGCTCTGGCAGCTCCTCTTCCGCGtgctctccccactccctgcGGGCAACGCCTTGGCCTCGATCGCCCTGG AGGTCCAAGCCCGCTTGGTGAAGTCAGCACTGTGCTCCCAGGGCTACCCGAGGCTGGCACTGGCACAACTACCTGAGGATGGCTCGCAGGGCAGCCGGGAGCTGCTACTGGCTCTGTCCTGGCTCTTGGCCCGAGGACCTGTGCCTGAGCAGATGCTGGCCCAGACCCGAGTGCCTCTGGGTGACGAGATGACTGTGTGCCAG TGTGAGGCCCTGGCCAGCCTTGTCCCACCTGCACCCCACATGGAAGCAGAGGGTCCTGTGGATGTCCGCCATGTGCAGTGGTTGATGGGAAAGCTGCGGTTCCGGTGGCGCCAGCTGGTGTCCAGTCAGCAGGAGCAGTGCGCCCTCCTGAGCAAG ATTCACCTGTACACACGCGGCTGCCACAGCGACCAGAACCTTGGCCATCTGTCTGTCACTGAAGCGGAGATGCTCAGGGACCCAGAGGGAGGCCAGAAG CTGCTGCGGACTCTGGAGCGTGAGAGCCGGCGCCTGGAGGCTGTCCTGGCGTGGCGGCGCGCAGAGCCGGTCTTCTGGCAGTGGATG GACACAGTCCTGGGCACCTGTGCCCCGGAGGCACCTGCTGCAGCTTCACAGCCCACCTTCCTGCCCTGGGTCCCTGAGTGCGGGGATGGCGAGTTGGAGCTGGTAGTGCGGGAGCTGCAGACCCTGGAGGAGGAGCTGCGGGAGGCTGTGGAGCGCAGGCGGGtggcctgggaggccaag GCTCGAGGCTGTGGACGGGGGCCAGAGTGGAGTGCCGCGCGGCGGGCCTCTCGGGAGACTGTGGAAAAGGAGCTGGGAGCTCTGCAGCGGTGCTGGGAGCAAGAGAGTGGCCCAGCCCCGGCCCATGGGCCACACCGACTGGTGAGACGAGAGGATGGGGCAGCAGGCGACCGGGACCTGCGGGCAGCTGAGCTGATCAGGACACTGAGGAGCCAGGAGGCCTGCCTGGAGGCGGTGCTACGTCAACTACAGGGACAGTGTCGGCAGGAACTGGCCAGGCTAGCGGGAGCCCTGCCTGGCCTCATCTGGATCCTGCCACCTGGACGCTGA
- the CRIP1 gene encoding cysteine-rich protein 1: MPKCPKCNKEVYFAERVTSLGKDWHRPCLKCEKCGKTLTSGGHAEHEGKPYCNHPCYAAMFGPKGFGRGGAESHTFK; this comes from the exons ATGCCCAAGTGCCCCAAGTGCAACAAGGAGGTGTACTTCG CCGAGAGGGTGACCTCTCTGGGCAAGGACTGGCATCGGCCTTGCCTGAAGTGCGAGAAATGTGGGAAGACGCTGACCTCTGGGGGCCACGCTGAG CACGAAGGCAAACCCTACTGCAACCACCCCTGCTATGCAGCCATGTTTGGGCCTAAAG GCTTTGGGCGGGGTGGAGCCGAGAGCCACACTTTCAAGTAA
- the TEDC1 gene encoding tubulin epsilon and delta complex protein 1 isoform X2, which produces MRRRRVDPAAGARAGALPEAIAALSRSLPSGPRPEIFRRAKFDRPEATSALWQLLFRVLSPLPAGNALASIALEVQARLVKSALCSQGYPRLALAQLPEDGSQGSRELLLALSWLLARGPVPEQMLAQTRVPLGDEMTVCQCEALASLVPPAPHMEAEGPVDVRHVQWLMGKLRFRWRQLVSSQQEQCALLSKIHLYTRGCHSDQNLGHLSVTEAEMLRDPEGGQKVSGAGAAQNLDLAYPKGLHFCTPGMGPRTFWNDLWLVPRLLPGDWAAPLDPGGASACSLLSPLRVLLRTLERESRRLEAVLAWRRAEPVFWQWMARGCGRGPEWSAARRASRETVEKELGALQRCWEQESGPAPAHGPHRLVRREDGAAGDRDLRAAELIRTLRSQEACLEAVLRQLQGQCRQELARLAGALPGLIWILPPGR; this is translated from the exons ATGCGGAGGCGGCGGGTGGACCCTGCGGCTGGGGCCCGGGCCGGGGCCCTCCCTGAGGCCATCGCCGCTTTGAGTCGGTCGCTGCCCTCGGGACCCAGACCCGAGATCTTCCGCCGCGCCAAGTTCGACCGTCCGGAAGCG ACCTCCGCGCTCTGGCAGCTCCTCTTCCGCGtgctctccccactccctgcGGGCAACGCCTTGGCCTCGATCGCCCTGG AGGTCCAAGCCCGCTTGGTGAAGTCAGCACTGTGCTCCCAGGGCTACCCGAGGCTGGCACTGGCACAACTACCTGAGGATGGCTCGCAGGGCAGCCGGGAGCTGCTACTGGCTCTGTCCTGGCTCTTGGCCCGAGGACCTGTGCCTGAGCAGATGCTGGCCCAGACCCGAGTGCCTCTGGGTGACGAGATGACTGTGTGCCAG TGTGAGGCCCTGGCCAGCCTTGTCCCACCTGCACCCCACATGGAAGCAGAGGGTCCTGTGGATGTCCGCCATGTGCAGTGGTTGATGGGAAAGCTGCGGTTCCGGTGGCGCCAGCTGGTGTCCAGTCAGCAGGAGCAGTGCGCCCTCCTGAGCAAG ATTCACCTGTACACACGCGGCTGCCACAGCGACCAGAACCTTGGCCATCTGTCTGTCACTGAAGCGGAGATGCTCAGGGACCCAGAGGGAGGCCAGAAG GTTTCTGGAGCGGGAGCCGCCCAAAACCTGGACCTGGCCTACCCAAAGGGCCTGCACTTCTGCACTCCTGGGATGGGTCCCAGAACCTTCTGGAATGATCTGTGGCTGGTACCACGCCTGTTGCCGGGTGACTGGGCAGCTCCCTTGGATCCTGGTGGGGCCTCAGCCTGcagcctcctctcccctcttAGGGTG CTGCTGCGGACTCTGGAGCGTGAGAGCCGGCGCCTGGAGGCTGTCCTGGCGTGGCGGCGCGCAGAGCCGGTCTTCTGGCAGTGGATG GCTCGAGGCTGTGGACGGGGGCCAGAGTGGAGTGCCGCGCGGCGGGCCTCTCGGGAGACTGTGGAAAAGGAGCTGGGAGCTCTGCAGCGGTGCTGGGAGCAAGAGAGTGGCCCAGCCCCGGCCCATGGGCCACACCGACTGGTGAGACGAGAGGATGGGGCAGCAGGCGACCGGGACCTGCGGGCAGCTGAGCTGATCAGGACACTGAGGAGCCAGGAGGCCTGCCTGGAGGCGGTGCTACGTCAACTACAGGGACAGTGTCGGCAGGAACTGGCCAGGCTAGCGGGAGCCCTGCCTGGCCTCATCTGGATCCTGCCACCTGGACGCTGA